DNA from Terriglobales bacterium:
CCACCAGCGCCACCACGATCTCCCCGTCGCGCGCCACCTGGGTGCGCTCCACCAGGATGTAATCGCCGTCCACGATGTGCTCGTCCTGCATGGACTCGCCCGTCACCTGCAGCACGAAAACGTCCTTGGAGCGGGTGAAGTCGGAGAAGGAGATGGTCTCGGGAGTCTCGAAGGTCTCCACCGGACGCCCGGCGGCGATGCGGCCCACCATGGGCAGGGAGTTGGCCGCCGAAGCGGCCGCCGCCATCGCCTGCTTCATCTTGCCGCGCGGCGCCAGCAGATCGATGGAGCGGCTGCGGTTGGCATCGCGGTGCAGCAGTCCCTTCTTCTCCAGGTTGGTAACGTGCTTGTGCACCGTGGCCAGGGAATTCAGCCCCAGCCCTTCGCGGATCTCCTCGAAGGAAGGAGAGTAGCCATGCGTCTGCACAAAATTTCCGATGAACTCGTAAAGCTGCCGTTGCCGCCGGGTGAGCGCCATGCCCGGAGTATGAGCGAAGGAAAGGCGAAATGTCAAGCGGTTTGCTTCGACCCGCGCCAGTCCTTACCTTGCGGCCACCTTCATGGTGTTGAGGATCTCCCCGACGGCCGCGATGGCGGTGTCCAGCTCCTCATCCTTGTTATAGAAGTGCGGGGATATGCGCACGCCGGCCTTGGGGCGGTAGTCCACCAGGATGTCGCGCTTCAGCAGCTCGGCGCAGACTTCTTTGGCGTTGGGCATGTCAATGGAAACGGTGCCGCCGCGCTGTG
Protein-coding regions in this window:
- the lexA gene encoding transcriptional repressor LexA, translating into MTFRLSFAHTPGMALTRRQRQLYEFIGNFVQTHGYSPSFEEIREGLGLNSLATVHKHVTNLEKKGLLHRDANRSRSIDLLAPRGKMKQAMAAAASAANSLPMVGRIAAGRPVETFETPETISFSDFTRSKDVFVLQVTGESMQDEHIVDGDYILVERTQVARDGEIVVALVEGAETTLKRIFKEGDRVRLQPSNATMAPIVMPAAAVEIQGRVIGVLRKY